Proteins encoded in a region of the Armatimonadota bacterium genome:
- a CDS encoding TfoX/Sxy family protein, translating to MPFDPQDAERVKRALSRLPLLHGEVTSEKKMFGGLCFLQNGKMLLGVEKERLMVRLSDDELEAALADGTAGPMDFTGKPMRNFAYVPRTGWHTEGQVLEWAGRSAGYVRARMLTGPKRPPRYKSKVV from the coding sequence ATGCCGTTCGACCCTCAAGACGCGGAACGCGTGAAACGGGCGCTCTCCCGCCTGCCCTTGCTGCACGGTGAAGTGACGAGCGAGAAGAAAATGTTCGGTGGGCTTTGCTTCCTTCAGAACGGGAAGATGTTGCTCGGGGTCGAAAAGGAGCGGTTGATGGTCCGATTGTCCGATGACGAGTTGGAGGCTGCGCTCGCCGACGGGACGGCCGGGCCGATGGACTTCACGGGTAAGCCGATGCGTAACTTCGCATACGTCCCTCGAACAGGCTGGCATACTGAAGGACAAGTCCTCGAATGGGCAGGTCGTAGCGCCGGTTACGTGAGGGCGCGCATGCTCACAGGGCCGAAACGTCCGCCCCGATACAAGTCCAAGGTCGTCTAG
- a CDS encoding DNA translocase FtsK 4TM domain-containing protein has translation MPKATPRRRTGAAATRPVPKNPHRNTDALGIVLIAVALATGLALWAGNGGIIGDGLAGMFRTLVGQAAWLVPVCIGFAGVSMLAGRTKVQVGRVTLGAFLVFCGVVAFFARAWEGDWFDPETVSLSGGYVGAVVAWAFQKLLGGGMAIGFVATSLVGLVLCLDSPVHTFLAALEEQRRQAAIERQKRAALAKPVKTVGDDGKVTAKRAIVNLPEDDDEPEPAPAVPEAPRKPERPKVNLEPVVPKATEAELNFQTSREGYELPPMNLLTEPNNKAKRSKEEMERNIRTLEQTLEQFGIDANVVEVATGPTITRYELQLGPGIRVNRITALGDNIAMNLAASHVRVEAPIPGKNAIGVEVPNAARAMVTLREMCESLEFHSDDLKLGVALGKDVSGTPKYADLTRMPHVLVAGATNSGKSICLATMIMSLILRHTPKEVRLVMIDPKRVELALFENLPHLMCPVVKDVKEAAGVLRAVVREMERRIEKFSDVGVRNIDGWNNKVNFEDKLPYIVVILDEMADLMVQAQAEVETSIMRLAQLARATGIHLVLATQRPSVDVITGTVKNNIPSRIAFAVSSQVDSRTILDQGGADKLIGKGDMLFMPIDMNKPVRLQGCYVSEKEIEDVCDFWRRQGRPQYVLNPVQIAIEEKETAMREEEESDEHWEDAVRFVVSRGEASTSMLQRKFSIGFQRASRLLDLMESRSIVGPRDGPRPREVLIDALQVEHMFSGGSAAPFDPDEWIDEE, from the coding sequence ATGCCAAAGGCAACGCCCCGACGCCGGACGGGCGCGGCGGCCACGCGCCCCGTGCCGAAGAACCCCCACCGCAACACCGACGCGTTAGGCATCGTCCTGATCGCGGTCGCCCTTGCGACGGGGCTCGCCCTCTGGGCAGGAAACGGCGGCATCATCGGCGACGGTCTGGCGGGAATGTTCCGGACGCTGGTCGGACAAGCCGCGTGGCTCGTCCCCGTCTGCATCGGGTTTGCGGGCGTCTCGATGTTGGCGGGCCGGACCAAAGTCCAGGTCGGGCGCGTTACGCTGGGCGCGTTCCTCGTCTTTTGCGGCGTCGTGGCCTTTTTCGCCCGAGCCTGGGAGGGAGACTGGTTCGACCCGGAGACCGTCAGTCTGAGCGGCGGGTACGTCGGAGCCGTCGTCGCTTGGGCGTTCCAGAAGCTCCTGGGCGGAGGTATGGCGATCGGGTTCGTCGCTACGTCCTTGGTCGGCCTTGTCCTGTGCCTGGATTCCCCCGTCCACACGTTCCTCGCCGCGCTCGAAGAGCAACGGCGGCAGGCTGCGATCGAACGGCAGAAGCGCGCGGCCCTGGCCAAACCCGTGAAGACCGTGGGCGACGATGGCAAGGTCACCGCCAAACGCGCGATCGTCAACCTCCCTGAAGACGACGACGAACCTGAGCCCGCTCCCGCCGTCCCGGAGGCCCCGCGCAAACCGGAGCGGCCCAAGGTGAACCTTGAACCCGTCGTACCCAAGGCGACCGAGGCCGAACTCAATTTCCAAACCTCGCGAGAAGGCTATGAGCTCCCGCCGATGAACCTGCTGACGGAGCCGAACAACAAGGCGAAGCGCAGTAAGGAAGAGATGGAGCGCAACATCCGGACTCTGGAGCAGACGCTCGAGCAGTTCGGTATCGACGCCAACGTGGTCGAAGTCGCGACCGGTCCGACCATCACGCGCTACGAGCTTCAACTCGGTCCAGGCATCCGGGTCAACCGCATCACCGCGCTTGGAGACAACATCGCGATGAACCTGGCCGCGAGCCACGTCCGCGTCGAAGCCCCGATACCCGGAAAGAACGCGATCGGCGTCGAAGTGCCGAACGCGGCCCGGGCGATGGTGACCTTGCGCGAAATGTGCGAGTCGCTCGAGTTCCACTCCGACGACCTCAAGCTCGGCGTAGCGTTAGGCAAGGACGTCAGCGGCACGCCCAAATACGCAGACTTGACCCGCATGCCCCACGTCCTCGTGGCGGGCGCGACCAACAGCGGTAAGTCGATCTGCCTGGCCACGATGATCATGTCCCTCATCCTGAGGCACACCCCGAAAGAAGTGCGCCTTGTGATGATCGACCCCAAGCGCGTCGAACTCGCCCTCTTCGAGAACCTGCCCCACTTAATGTGCCCGGTCGTCAAGGACGTCAAAGAAGCAGCGGGCGTCTTGCGCGCGGTCGTGCGGGAGATGGAGCGGCGCATCGAGAAGTTCTCGGACGTCGGTGTCCGCAACATCGACGGCTGGAACAACAAGGTCAACTTCGAGGACAAGCTTCCGTACATCGTCGTCATCCTCGACGAGATGGCCGATTTGATGGTGCAGGCCCAGGCCGAAGTCGAAACGAGCATCATGCGCCTCGCGCAGCTCGCCCGGGCGACCGGCATCCACCTCGTCCTTGCGACCCAACGGCCCTCGGTCGACGTCATCACGGGCACGGTCAAGAACAACATCCCCTCGCGGATCGCCTTCGCCGTCTCGTCGCAGGTGGACTCAAGGACGATCCTGGACCAAGGCGGCGCGGACAAGCTCATCGGCAAAGGCGACATGCTCTTCATGCCGATCGACATGAACAAGCCCGTGCGCCTGCAGGGCTGCTATGTCAGCGAGAAAGAGATCGAGGACGTGTGCGATTTCTGGCGACGCCAGGGCCGCCCGCAATACGTTCTCAACCCAGTCCAGATCGCCATCGAGGAGAAGGAGACCGCGATGCGCGAGGAAGAGGAGTCGGACGAGCATTGGGAAGACGCCGTCCGCTTCGTCGTCTCGCGCGGCGAGGCCTCGACCTCGATGCTCCAGCGCAAGTTCTCGATCGGCTTCCAGCGAGCTTCGCGACTTTTGGACTTGATGGAGTCGCGGTCGATCGTCGGGCCTCGCGACGGCCCACGTCCCCGCGAAGTCCTGATCGACGCGCTGCAGGTCGAACACATGTTCAGCGGAGGTTCGGCTGCGCCGTTCGATCCGGACGAGTGGATCGACGAAGAGTAG
- a CDS encoding DUF2156 domain-containing protein, with protein sequence MAADPHVREIVSTHGWNTTCWQILNPGMSTWTSGRTDAAVGFVRRKGVRVVAGAPVCPLADLDKVVQEWEAADGRSPTCYFGAEARLHGYFAGRGDSSIVVMGAQPVWRPESWSAALLGHGTLRAQLSRARNKGVTVEEWPISEVAGNPDLQACLEDWLSTRGLPPLHFLVEPAILDDPVGRRVFVALRDSRPVGFVAMAPVPSRNGWLTEMFVRGNGAVNGTVELALTTAVEAVAADGAAFVTMGMVPLSTHAGVAATVNPAWLRGLSAWSRAHLKRFYDFDGLDRFKSKFRPDAWEPIYVISRERRFSPRTLMAVLSAFTASDPLVTLAGGLLKAVRQEAGWILRPREGGR encoded by the coding sequence GTGGCCGCCGACCCGCACGTTCGCGAAATCGTTTCCACGCACGGTTGGAACACGACTTGCTGGCAGATCCTGAACCCGGGAATGTCGACCTGGACTTCAGGACGCACCGATGCGGCCGTCGGGTTCGTCAGGCGGAAGGGCGTCCGGGTCGTGGCCGGAGCCCCCGTCTGCCCGTTGGCAGACCTCGACAAGGTCGTCCAAGAGTGGGAAGCGGCCGACGGCCGGTCTCCGACCTGCTATTTCGGAGCGGAAGCGAGGTTGCACGGGTACTTCGCGGGACGAGGGGACAGCAGCATCGTCGTCATGGGCGCCCAGCCCGTTTGGCGGCCGGAATCCTGGTCAGCGGCCCTGCTCGGACACGGCACCTTGCGTGCCCAGCTTTCCCGTGCCCGGAACAAAGGCGTGACCGTTGAGGAGTGGCCGATCTCGGAAGTCGCCGGCAATCCGGACTTACAGGCGTGCCTCGAAGACTGGCTGTCGACGCGGGGTTTGCCGCCTCTTCACTTCTTGGTCGAGCCCGCCATTCTCGACGATCCGGTCGGCCGTAGGGTGTTCGTGGCCCTGCGCGACAGCCGACCGGTCGGGTTCGTAGCGATGGCGCCCGTACCCTCTCGGAACGGCTGGCTGACAGAAATGTTCGTCCGAGGCAACGGTGCGGTGAACGGCACGGTCGAACTGGCGTTGACCACGGCGGTCGAGGCGGTGGCAGCCGACGGCGCCGCCTTCGTAACGATGGGCATGGTGCCGCTCTCGACCCACGCGGGGGTCGCAGCGACAGTCAATCCGGCTTGGCTCAGGGGCCTGTCCGCTTGGTCCAGGGCCCATTTGAAGCGGTTCTATGACTTCGACGGGCTGGACAGATTCAAGTCGAAGTTCCGGCCGGACGCCTGGGAGCCGATCTATGTCATCAGCCGGGAGCGTAGGTTCAGCCCTCGGACGCTCATGGCCGTCTTGAGCGCGTTCACGGCTTCTGACCCCCTCGTGACACTGGCCGGCGGCCTGTTGAAGGCCGTCCGCCAGGAAGCAGGATGGATCTTGCGCCCGCGCGAAGGCGGCCGCTAA
- a CDS encoding esterase: MLCCALLSLLTTSAPEVKTYTVGGVSRIATVFAPSRPGAHPPLVFGFHGHGGNMRNAANSFQMHEVWPEAVVVYMQGLPTAGMTDPEGKKNGWQQKPSDENGRDVAFFDAVYADVTKRFAVDLDRVYSMGHSNGGRFTYVLWSERGELFAAFAPSGSPGALLASTPKPLFHIAGQKDPIVNFTGQRLTVDAVKRKNGCQGQGEKVGTYATMFKGKDGNDVVAYFHPGGHEYPRAEGPKLIAEFFKTHRRH; this comes from the coding sequence ATGCTGTGCTGTGCGCTGCTGTCGCTCTTGACGACCTCGGCCCCTGAGGTCAAGACCTACACCGTCGGCGGCGTGTCCCGGATCGCGACGGTCTTCGCACCGTCACGTCCTGGCGCCCACCCTCCTCTCGTCTTCGGATTCCACGGCCACGGAGGCAATATGAGGAACGCGGCGAACTCCTTCCAAATGCACGAGGTCTGGCCGGAAGCGGTCGTGGTCTATATGCAGGGCCTCCCCACGGCCGGGATGACCGACCCCGAAGGGAAAAAGAACGGATGGCAGCAGAAACCCTCGGACGAGAACGGCCGTGACGTCGCCTTCTTCGATGCCGTCTATGCCGACGTGACGAAGCGCTTCGCGGTCGACCTCGACAGGGTCTACAGCATGGGCCATTCGAACGGAGGACGCTTTACATATGTCCTCTGGTCAGAACGCGGCGAGCTCTTCGCCGCCTTTGCTCCCAGTGGATCGCCAGGAGCCCTTCTGGCATCGACGCCGAAGCCCCTGTTCCACATTGCCGGACAGAAGGACCCGATCGTCAATTTCACCGGGCAGCGCCTGACGGTCGACGCCGTCAAGCGGAAGAACGGCTGTCAGGGCCAAGGCGAGAAGGTCGGAACGTACGCGACGATGTTCAAGGGCAAGGACGGGAACGACGTCGTCGCTTATTTCCACCCTGGCGGTCACGAGTACCCCAGGGCCGAGGGGCCAAAACTGATCGCCGAGTTCTTTAAAACGCACCGTCGGCACTGA